From a single Cryptococcus deuterogattii R265 chromosome 5, complete sequence genomic region:
- a CDS encoding glutamate-tRNA ligase, producing the protein MPDVVLPLVQTPPFSIIALAALQGIPVTWDTQSGEQGQTTYGDVVGAENVRAELEKGIDGKEVPLPPLPTLLASTSSFQDVSAVLDALDDYLAYRTYFAGPKFGFGDATIWGTIRGNNSAIGSIKKPGRPHLQRWFNHVETLDVPKAALESYRQAKSEMEKGKKTKRLESVDVVLPNAVKGKVVVRFAPEPSGYLHIGHLKAAILNRYLADQYQGKFILRFDDTNPLKEEGEFEEAIQEDLKMIDISFDKIVHTSDHFDKIQAYTEQLIKQGDAFMDNTDGETVKEQRRAMIPSKNRDLSVEENLVKFKEMCEGTEEGKRWSLRAKIDYQHKNGTLRDPVIYRYVEGSHHVTGTKYKAYPMYDLACPIIDHLDGVTHALRANEYWARHEQYQWFLKTLGFANIEIFDFSRVDFVYTVLSKRKLKYLVENNVVKGWDDPRFPTVRGIRSRGMTVQGLKNYILGQGASQQAVQLEWDGIWTVNKKVIDPVAPRYWAIAEDKMVTVNVIGRDTEEPEVVNKPLHKKNPDVGEKKMVFASKLIMEQEDAKTFGDNEEITAMDWGNAFVTSKVITPSGDVSSLTITLHLAGDFKKTSKKVTWLAAPTDSNPLVSVVLIEYDYLITKKKLEEDDSLPEILNPKTEYRTNALASKEVEGLKKWDIIQFERKGFYICQGTKDNEGRMEFGFIPDGRAATVALKAEPAKEKIKVPGTAKGSWGKLGPKSASSPAAAP; encoded by the exons ATGCCCGACGTTGTACTCCCTCTCGTTCAGACCCCCCCTTTTTCCATAATTGCTCTCGCCGCTTTGCAGGGTATTCCTGTCACCTGGGACACTCAGTCTGGGGAACAGGGTCAGACTACTTACGGTGATGTCGTTGGTGCCGAGAATGTTCGAGCTGAGCTCGAAAAGGGTATTGACGGCAAGGAG gttcctctccctcctcttcccacccttTTGGCCTCCACCAGCTCTTTCCAAGACGTCTCTGCCGTTCTCGACGCTCTCGACGACTACCTCGCCTACCGTACCTACTTTGCCGGCCCGAAGTTTGGTTTCGGCGATGCTACCATTTGGGGCACCATCCGAGGCAACAATTCCGCTATCGGTTCCATCAAGAAGCCCGGACGACCTCACTTGCAGCGATGGTTCAACCACGTTGAGACTCTCGATGTACCGAAAGCTGCGCTCGAATCTTACAGACAGGCCAAGAGcgaaatggagaagggcaagaagaccaAGAGGTTGGAAAGCGTTGATGTTGTTTTGCCCAACGCtgtcaagggcaaggtTGTTGTTAGGTTTG CCCCTGAGCCTTCAGGATACTTGCACATTGGTCACCTCAAGGCCGCTATCCTTAACAGATATCTTGCCGACCAGTATCAGGGCAAGTTCATCCTCCGTTTCGATGACACCAACCCTCTTAAGGAGGAG GGTGAGTTCGAGGAGGCTATCCAGGAAGACCTCAAAATGATCGACATCTCCTTCGACAAGATCGTTCACACCTCCGACCACTTTGACAAGATCCAAGCCTACACCGAGCAACTAATCAAGCAAGGCGACGCTTTCATGGACAACACTGACGGCGAAACCGTCAAGGAGCAGCGTCGAGCTATGATTCCCTCTAAGAACCGAGATCTCTCTGTTGAGGAGAACTTGGTTAAATTCAAAGAAATGTGTGAGGGTACGGAGGAAGGCAAAAGGTGGAGTTTGAGGGCCAAGATTGATTATCAACACAAGAACGGTACTTTGCGTGACCCTGTCATCTACCGATATGTTGAGGGCTCCCATCACGTTACTGG TACCAAGTACAAGGCTTATCCCATGTACGACCTCGCTTGTCCTATCATCGACCATCTCGACGGCGTCACCCACGCTCTCCGAGCCAACGAGTACTGGGCCCGTCACGAACAATACCAGTGGTTCCTTAAGACTCTTGGTTTCGCCAATATTGAGATCTTTGATTTCAGCAGGGTCGACTTCGTTTACACTGTTTTGAGTAAGAGAAAGTTGAAGTATCTTGTCGAGAATAATGTTGTCAAAGGTTGGGATGACCCCCGGTTCCCTACCGTTCGAG GTATACGATCCCGTGGTATGACTGTCCAAGGTCTCAAGAACTACATTCTCGGTCAGGGCGCTTCTCAGCAAGCCGTTCAGCTCGAGTGGGATGGTATCTGGACTGTTAACAAGAAGGTTATCGATCCCGTTGCTCCTCGATACTGGGCCATTGCGGAGGACAAGAT GGTCACTGTCAATGTTATCGGCCGTGATACTGAGGAGCCTGAGGTTGTTAACAAGCCCTTGCACAAGAAGAACCCCGACgttggagagaaaaagatggtCTTTGCTAGCAAGTTGATCATGGAGCAGGAGGACGCTAAGACCTTTGGTGAcaatgaagaa ATCACCGCCATGGACTGGGGAAATGCTTTCGTTACTTCCAAGGTCATCACCCCTTCCGGTGACGTTTCTTCTCTTACTATCACGCTTCACCTCGCCGGAGACTTCAAGAAGACTTCCAAGAAGGTCACCTGGCTTGCTGCGCCCACTGACTCCAACCCCCTTGTTTCTGTCGTCCTCATTGAATACGACTACCTTAtcaccaagaagaagctcgaggaGGACGACTCCCTCCCTGAGATCCTCAATCCTAAGACCGAGTACCGCACCAACGCACTCGCTTCCAAGGAAGTTGAAGGCCTTAAAAAGTGGGATATCATCCAGtttgagaggaagggattcTACATCTGCCAAGGTACCAAAGATAACGAGGGCAGGATGGAGTTTGGTTTCATCCCTGATGGACGGGCTGCGACTGTAGCGTTGAAGGCGGAGCCcgcaaaggagaagattaaGGTTCCCGGAACTGCGAAGGGGTCATGGGGTAAGCTCGGGCCCAAGTCTGCCTCCAgccctgctgctgctccttAA
- a CDS encoding phosphoglycerate dehydrogenase → MPTSHLATPPAEPFTPSREATVYLHTPFHPKAEVYAGTKFKKVLRPKDGRTDDLMKQIDGILLRTGDITPEMVLAAPNLRIISRNGTGVDNVPLSTCRARGIAVTNVPGGNAFAVAELAITLMLTVLRRVVEVNNRIRGGERVPSIEVLAPGLGRKKVGLVGMGDIAYELAKLLLAFGCEVLVYSPSSPETRWTVEDTRYPVTIPHTRMPSLRSLLEECDVLSLHCPLNANTRYMIGREELGWMKATAVVINTARGGIIDERALEEALKEGKIGGAGLDVFEKEPAYGERLGGLKDLDNVVLLPHLGGSTDSVTLDGCIKAVDILASYLDGKGAINRVI, encoded by the exons ATGCCAACATCACATCTCGCCACGCCTCCGGCAGAGCCCTTCACCCCTTCTCGCGAGGCCACTGTCTATCTCCACACTCCGTTCCATCCCAAAGCGGAGGTTTATGCTGGGACGAAGTTCAAGAAGGTGTTACGCCcgaaggatgggagaacGGATGATCTTATGAAGCAGATTGACGGCATTT TACTCCGAACTGGCGATATCACTCCGGAAATGGTTCTTGCCGCTCCCAATCTGCGTATCATCTCTCGTAATGGTACTGGCGTCGACAATGTCCCTCTATCCACTTGTCGTGCCCGCGGTATCGCAGTTACCAATGTCCCAGGTGGTAATGCATTCGCTGTCGCTGAGCTTGCCATCACTCTCATGCTTACCGTTTTACGCCGCGTTGTCGAGGTGAACAATAGGATCAGGGGTGGTGAGCGGGTACCAAGTATAGAAGTGCTAGCACCAGGTCtcggaagaaagaaggtggGGTTGGTGGGCATGGGAGATATAGCGTATGAGCTTGCAAAGCTGCTTCTTGCGTTTGGATGCGAGGTGCTTGTCTattcgccttcttcaccagAAACCAGATGGACCGTGGAAGATACTCGATATCCGGTTACTATCCCTCACACCCGCATGCCTAGTCTTCGATCTTTACTCGAAGAATGCGacgtcctctccctccattGTCCTCTCAACGCGAATACGAGATATATGATTGGCCGAGAAGAGTTAGGGTGGATGAAAGCTACCGCGGTTGTGATTAATACTGCCAGGGGTGGAATCATAGATGAACGCGCATTGGAAGAGGCattgaaggaagggaaaattGGAGGAGCAGGTTTGGATgtgtttgagaaggagcCGGCTTATGGAGAACGTCTCGGCGGATTGAAGGATTTGGACAACGTTGTACTTTTGCCTCACTT GGGCGGAAGTACAGACAGCGTCACTCTTGACGGATGCATCAAAGCTGTCGATATCCTGGCAAGTTATCTCGATGGGAAAGGGGCGATCAACCGGGTCATCTAA
- a CDS encoding 50S small subunit ribosomal protein L7/L12, producing MSLSRTLLRQLRPASSSSRVVLRSFSSSRPTFSETPAGDAPVNPKIAPIVDSISSLSLLEVSELVTALKTKLNITEIALPAAAAPASAAASSSSAEAPAEEKPKEKTIFTVKLEKFDAAAKAKIIREVKALMPNMNLVEAKKFVESVPQTLKENVPKEDAEKLQKTLQDLGATVSLV from the exons ATGAGC CTTTCCCGAACCCTCCTCCGTCAACTCCGAcccgcctcttcttcttctcgagtcGTCCTCCgatccttctccagctctcgACCTACTTTCTCCGAGACCCCTGCTGGTGACGCCCCAGTTAACCCCAAAATCGCCCCCATCGTCGACagcatctcttctttgagcTTATTGGAGGTTTCAGAACTTGTTACTGCCCTCAAG ACAAAACTCAACATTACCGAAATCGCCCTTcctgctgccgctgcccCCGCCTCCGCTgctgcttcctcatcatcggcTGAAGCCCCTGCTGAAGAGAAgcccaaggagaagacaatTTTCACCGTTAAGCTTGAGAAATTCGATGCCGCCGCTAAGGCGAAGATCATCAGAGAGGTTAAGGCTCTCATGCCCAATATGAACTTGGTTGAG GCCAAGAAGTTTGTCGAATCCGTTCCCCAAACTCTTAAAGAAAACGTTCCCAAAGAAGATGCCGAAAAGCTCCAAAAGACTCTGCAAGATTTGGGTGCCACCGTCTCTTTGGTCTAg
- a CDS encoding dynein light chain roadblock-type: MEQLASHPNVIGTIILSRTDNAIIKATGNVFDGEGGKRYAAAVENIVKSVADALAACNGGEKDELRFMRIRTMKHELIITPDEKYILVVLQDPGQ; encoded by the exons ATGGAGCAGCTCGCATCCCACCCGAATGTTATTGGCACTATAATCCTCTCCCGCACCGATAATGCTATCATTAAAGCCACTGGAAACGTTTTTGACGGCgaaggtggaaagagatATGCTGCCGCTGTTGAGAATATCGTGAAGAGTGTAGCGGACGCTTTGGCGGCATGTAATGGCGGAGAGAAA GACGAGTTGAGGTTCATGAGGATACGAACTATGAAACACGAGTTAATCATCACACCTG ATGAAAAATATATTCTTGTCGTGCTCCAAGATCCAGGACAATGA